CGCGTCGACGGCTTCGTTGGCATAAGCAGTGGGTTCGGTGAACAGCCCGTAACCGGCCTGTTGCAGGTCGTGGCGCAGCATCTCCAACCCCACGATCCCTTCGATGTTGCTCTCCTCGCTCCGAAAGAGCTTGCCTGCCTGCTTGAGGATGGTGTCGAAGGAGCTGGCCGTAATCATCAGCACCACCATGAAGACCGCCATGACCACAATCAGTTCCACCAGGGTGAACCCGCGTTGCTTTCGTAGCATAGCCCGAGCCCCGTTCATTGTTGTGCCTTGCTGACCACGCCGGCGGCATCATGGGTGTAGCGCGTCCCCTTGTGCCGCCAGATCACCTGAAAGCGGATTTCTTTGGAGTTCTCGTAGGTGATGCCAGAATGGGCTACCGAGAAATTCCGGAAGCCGTTCAGTATCTGCCGGGACTCCACCAGGTATTTGGGCGTTAAAGGGGGGTGTGTGGAAACGGCGTCAAATCCCTTGGCCAGTTCCCGGGCCATGTAGCTGTCGGCCACCTGTACCGCCTCGTTTCTGAGCTGGTTCTGCAGGTTGTGGTTCAGGGCCACATTGACCGTCTGCAGCAGACCCAAAAGCCCCACCATGGCGATGAGCACCGCCACCAGAAATTCCAGCAGGGTGAATCCCCGGCTATTGCAGAGCACAGGCATTGTTTTCCATCCTTCCCAGGTTGGTGCGGCCATAGTGGACCACGATGCAGTCCACCTGCGCCCTGATGTCACTCGGAGCGGTAATTTTGATGGTATCGAGGTCATTGGTGAACCCCCGGATATCGAACTCGAAAATCCGGTTAGCGATTGATGCTCCGCTTGCCTTGGTCAACGGGTAGGCGAGCGGCTTGGTGAAGAGGGCCGTGCCGCCGGTGCTCCGGTTTTCGTCGGCGGAGCTGAAGCGATAGAAGGTGTAACTTTGCGGCTGCAGCACCACCTTGTGCCGCTTCTTCATGAAGATCGAGTCGGTGCGGGCCTGGTTCAGATCGGCGAACAGCTCCCGCGTCTGGCGCTCGATCTGGCTCTTACGGCTCCAGGAGGTGAAGTTGAGCGTGACTAGCGTCAGCAGAATCCCGATGATACCGAGTACCACCACCAGTTCAAGCAGCGCGAATCCCCTGCCCTGTATGCCGTGACGTCGCATTGCCTACTTCTCCCTGATATGCAGATACTTCTTGACCGGCTTGGGGTTGGTGATCAGCGACAGCCCCTGGGCCGTGGGGGGAACCCCCTGGATCGGCGTGGCCAAACGTCGCCCCTGCAGCCGGAGGTTGCCGGGATTGCTGAATGCCGTGGCCAGCTTCACCTCGGCGAAGGCACCGGTGGACACCTGCATCAGCGCCGTTCCCTGCATGGTGCGGGCCGGCGGTACGCCGCCGGTGTTGTAGCGGAGCGCCCAGATCAACGTGTCCCCGCCGAACTTGCAGATGTCCGAGCTGGGTTTGAAGGTGGTGAAGAAGACGTTGCCGTTGGGCAGCGCCACCGGGTCGGTGATGACCCGTTCCGCCAGTGTTGCCGAATCGGCGGCGTCAAGGTTGATATACCATCCCGGTGCGGTTGCGGAAAGGGTGTCGGCAGGCGCCGTGGAGGCGTCGCCGCTCTGGTTGACGATGGTGCCGCTTACCGCGTCGGTGCAGGTGGGGGCGATATCGTTGTCCGTGCCGCCGGCCACGTTGGCCTGGGGGGTGTGGTCGGCCCGGTTGGCCGTCGAGTAGCAGGGCTCCTTGATGCCGTACAGCCGCTGCTGCACGGAGAGGGCCGGGTCATCGTTCTTGTAGAAGTAGCGGCCGGTGCCGAAATAGAGCCAAAGGGTCTTGTTGGGACGGTCCTGCAGCTTGGTGACGGTGGTGGTCACCGGGCCGATGTCGTTGATCACCGTGCTGACCGTCCACTGGGCCGGATCGGGGTTGTCCTTGGTAACCAGGCGCAGGATGCCCCCCTTGGTCCAGGTGTTCGGGGCAACGGCAGTGTTCTTGGCGGTGTAGCCGATATAGACGGCATC
The window above is part of the Trichlorobacter ammonificans genome. Proteins encoded here:
- a CDS encoding type IV pilus modification PilV family protein, whose translation is MPVLCNSRGFTLLEFLVAVLIAMVGLLGLLQTVNVALNHNLQNQLRNEAVQVADSYMARELAKGFDAVSTHPPLTPKYLVESRQILNGFRNFSVAHSGITYENSKEIRFQVIWRHKGTRYTHDAAGVVSKAQQ
- a CDS encoding pilus assembly FimT family protein, whose product is MRRHGIQGRGFALLELVVVLGIIGILLTLVTLNFTSWSRKSQIERQTRELFADLNQARTDSIFMKKRHKVVLQPQSYTFYRFSSADENRSTGGTALFTKPLAYPLTKASGASIANRIFEFDIRGFTNDLDTIKITAPSDIRAQVDCIVVHYGRTNLGRMENNACALQ